TTATCATGCTCACGATAAATTATGGCAGCAACGAGGAGAAAGCAACAAACAAGGTAGCAGAGTTTTTCTCAAAAGAGCTGAACATCCCACTCAAAATTATTAAACTCGACTTCTTAGAGGAGTTCTCTAAGCTTAGGGGGACTACATTAGTTGGAGGAGAAACGCCAAGAGTTACAGCAAGAGACTTAGAAAACATGGAGAGAGCTCAAGAAACTGCTAAAAGTGTTTGGGTTCCAGCGAGAAATGTAGTGTTGATCTCTGTGGCGGCATCACTTTTGGATGCCCTTGGAGGAGGGGACATTATAGTAGGATTCAACGCAGAAGAAGGTGCAACTTTTCCAGATAACACACCGGAATTCGTTGAAAGGATGAACGAGATGCTGAGATATGGGGCGTTGAGTGAAGTCAAAGTCGTTGCACCGCTGATAAACCTTGATAAAAAAGGCATTGCAAAGCTTTTGAAGGAGCTGAATGCAAAATACGAATATTCAAACTCATGCTATATGCCAAAAGGCTTCACAGAGGATGGAAAGCCAATCCACTGCGGAGAATGTGAAAGCTGTGTAAGAAGACACCGTGGTTTAATGGAAGGCATAGGGGAAGACAAAACAGTATATGCAGTCAAACCCAAAATTGAAATTGCTTAAAGCTCAACTTCTTTTTTAATTATCTCATCTGGCTTAATGACACTAATCGCAGTTCTGTTCCCCAAAACCTCGATCCACACATACCAGTCAGGATTGTCCAAGTTTACCACAGCATTCAAGTTTTCCTTGATCTTTGCACCAAGCTCAGTCTCTATTTCCTTGCTTGAGCGTATCCAGTTTCCTCTCCTTTTACAACGAACGGCAAAGCTTTCCCCTTCCTTAATCCTGGCCTTTGCAAGTTTGAAGCCTTCCTCAATTATATCCTCCTTCCTGCTCCTGACAAACTTCTCAAGGGGGATAATCTTGAAAATCGCAGTTGTTTCAAAGCCCTTTAAAATTTCCAAAGCTTCCTCCTTTTTAAGGTTAGTTTTAACGATTAAAACCCCTCTCCATCTTGTTCTCCTTATCTTGACATCACCCAATGCCCATTCGAGTTCTAAACTTGCATCTCCCTCCCTGCCCGAAGGCACAGTGACGAGTAACGTTGTCATTTTTTCACCTCCCATGAACAAGCTTTTATATTTATACGTTCCAAAATTTAAACTTGGTGGGTAAAATGGAAAAGCCAAGCACACTTAAAGTTTATCCCTCTCCTTCCTATGAGGTATACGGCTTGTCAAGAAATCCATTTGGAGAACTTGCAAGTGAGGGAATCGAGGACATAGAGAGCATTCATGTTTACCAAGAGGTCGATATGAAGCTGTCGATGATAATATCCGAGGTAATCGGCAATAAAAGCTCAATCGCATTTTCCATCGTTGGGCCCTTGGGAATGGGAAAAACCCAGAGGCTGAAAAGTATTGCCAAGGCAATAAGCGAACGGGGAGGGAAAGCAATCTACGTCAAGGTGGACACCAATGATATTTTAAAAATTACACGAGATCTTTTTAATTCAATGAAGCCGCCAAAGAGCAGAACAAACATATTCTTGGAAAATTTGAGCAGAAAGCTTGGTTTTATTGACCGCTTAGAGAAGATGTTATCCTCAACTCAGGAGTATAAATCAAGGGATATAGCAGAAATGCTGACAAAGGAGCTCAGCAAATATCCATATTCTGCCCTCCTCCTCGATGAGCTTGAGAACATGCAGAGTGCAAGGGAGCAGGAAAAAATCCAGTTTTTTGAAATGCTGAGGCACTTCATAAGCAACATGCCTCCCGGATGCATAGTGGCTTTCGCGTGCATTCCGGAGGCTTACGAGGAGTACACAAAAATTTTTCCTGCATTCTTTATGCGTCTACACTATGAATTCAAGCTCAGACCTATGAGTCTTGAGGAGACATTTGAGCTTGTCAAGAAGAGGTTAAATAAAGTCAGAATCAGGGACACAGACGATCCCATTTATCCCTTTACTGAAGAGGCAATAAAACTCATTCACGAACTTGGAAAAGGTAATCCCAGACAGATTTTAAGGCTGTTGCATTACGTGCTGAGCGAAGCCAGCAAACACAAATTTGACCCCATTGATGATTACGTTGTTACAACAATTCTTGAAGAGCCAAAGAACTTAGAGGAGTACCTAACAAGGATTCCAAAAGACTACAGAGATTTGGTTGAAGCGATAGTCTACAAGTTTAACGGAGGACCAGTAAGCTATATTCAGGTTGCAAAAGAGGTTAAAAAGCCAGGCATTCAGGTTTATGAACATCTTGAAGAACTGATAAGGTTGGGATTCCTCATTGGAGATCCAAAAGGCAACTATAAAGTCCCAGACTATGTTAGAAGATTCCTTGAGCAGGAAAAGAAAGAGGAGGAAAGTGGATGAACTATGATGAGCATGTGCTTGGGGGGATTATTACATACCCCCTTGCTGTTTTGACTGCATCTCTCCTCAGAACATACCTAAATGTGCCCTTCCAGCTTAGTTTCATGGCAATGGCACTTGGTTATGCATTCTACGTCTTAGGAAGCGACTTACCGGACATGGATCATCCAGATGCCCTTATTCACAGAGGAACAAAACCAATCGTGGCGGTTGCAATTGGAATTTCAGCTTTTCTGAAGTTCAGCGAAATTTCAATAACGAAATATGAATGGGCAAATTTAACGATAGCCTGGGGAATTGCTGTGCTTTTTGCATTCGCCTCCTGGTACATTTTCTCCACAATAATGCCCAAACACCGGGGCATAGTCCATTCAGTGGGCTTTGCCTGTGTATACGGTCTGCTTGGATTTGCATTGCCAGTTTATGGTCTTAGACTGCATTGGGAAGAGGGATTGTTTGTAGGATTTGCGGCATTTATGGGATACCTACTTCACTTGATTTTAGATAAGCAGGTTAAGTTGCTTTGAAATTATTACACAAGTTTGCCCAATAATGCTTTTAAATTGTTCAATCGGATGTAGGGTTGGGGGTGAGTCAAGATGTTCAGTTTAACAGGCTTTTCAAAAGGAAAGGAAGAAAAAACAACTTGGGATGTTGTAATCATTGGTGCTGGACCAGCTGGATATACAGCAGCAATCTACACAGCGAGATTTGGACTTGAGACCATAATCATAAGCAAAGACCTCGGAGGGAACATGGCATTAACAGACCTCATTGAAAACTATCCAGGATTCCCGGAGGGAATCAGTGGTTCAGAGCTCAACAGAAGGATGTACGACCAGGTAAGGAAGTACAACGTTGATGTGATATTCGATGAAGTGGAGAAGATTGAAAAAGGAGAATGCCCGTACTATGAAGGAAAATGCTACTGGATGATTTATACAAAGAATGGTAGAGTTTACAAGGCAAAAACCGTTATTATAGCCGTTGGAGCAGAACCAAGGAAGCTCAACATCCCAGGAGAAAAGGAGCTTACTGGCAGGGGAGTGAGCTACTGTGCAACATGTGATGGTCCCCTTTTTGTCGGGAAAGAAGTGATAGTTGTTGGCGGTGGGAACACTGCACTGCAGGAAGCATTATATCTCCACAGCATTGGCGTTAAAGTTACACTTGTTCACAGGAGGGACAAGTTCAGAGCTGACAAGATTCTCCAAGATAGATTCAAAGAAGCTGGCATTCCAGCAATTTTAAACACTGTCGTAATTGAAATAAAGGGAAAGGAGAAAGTTGAATCTGTTGTGCTTAAGAACGTAAAGACTGGAGAGGTTTTCGAGAAGAAAGTTGATGGTGTGTTCATATTCATCGGCTACGAGCCAAAGACGGACTTCGTTAAACATCTTGGCATTACAGATGAATGGGGTTACATACCCGTTGACATGTACATGAGGACAAAAGCTCCCGGTATATTCGCCGCGGGAGATATAACAAATGTTTTCAAGCAGATTGCCGTAGCAGTAGGTCAAGGTGCAATTGCAGCGAACTCTGCAAAGGAATTCATTGAGAGCTGGATGGAAAAGAATGGTGCCTAATTTCAACTTTTTCTGCTTTTTCTCGAAACTTTTTCGAACAAAGCTGTCCACTAATGAGCATAGAATTATATAGCATAACTGCAACTCTTCTTTGGTGAGCTAAAATGGTGAAGAGACCTGTTGTTAAAGAACTTCCCGGGCCGAAGGCAAAAGAGGTTATTGAGAGGAACTTTGAGCTTTTAGCAGTTACGACCCAAGATCCGGATGCCTTGCCAATTGTTATCGAGAGAGGAGAAGGAATTATGGTCTACGACGTTGATGGCAATGCTTTCTATGACTTTGGAAGCGGTGTTGGTGTTCTTAATGTTGGACATGTACACCCACGGGTCATTGAGGCTATAAAAAGACAAGCCGAGAAGTTCACGCACTTTGCCTTAAACGATTTCTTCTATGAAAACGCTGTAATCCTGGCTCAAAAGCTTGCTGAGCTTTCTCCAGGAGACTTTCCAAAGAAGGTAGTCTATCAGAACAGCGGTGCTGAAGCTAACGAAGTTATGATGAAGCTTGTCAAGTACGGAACAGGAAGGAAGAGATTCATAGCATTCTACCATGCATTCCACGGAAGAACACAGGCTGTTCTCAGCTTAACGGCAAGCAAGTGGGTTCAGCAGGAGAGATTCTTCCCAACAATGCCCGGCGTTGAGCACGTTCCATACCCAAACCCATACAGAAACCCGTGGCACATTGACGGTTATGCCGATCCTAAGGAACTTGTAAACAGGGTCATAGAGTTCATTGAGGAGTATGTCTTCAGGCACGTTCCACCAGAGGAAGTTGGAGCAATTGTCTTTGAGCCGATACAGGGTGAAGGAGGCTACGTAGTTCCACCAAGGGAGTTCTTCAAGGAGCTTAAGAAGCTTGCAGACAAGTACGGCATTCTTTTGGCAGACGACGAAGTTCAGATGGGCGTTGGAAGGACTGGGAAGTTCTGGGCAATTGAGCACTTTGGAATTGCACCGGACACAATTCAGTTCGGTAAAGCTATTGGTGGAGGAATTCCATTAGCTGGTGTCGTGCACAGAGCTGACATAGCTTTTGACAAGCCGGGAAGGCATGCATCAACATTCGGTGGGAACCCAGTGGCTATTGCTGCTGCTCTTGAAGTCGTCGAAATTGTCAAAGAGCTGTTGCCTCACGTTCAGGAAGTTGGCGATTACCTCCACAAGAGGCTCAAGGAGTTTGAGGAGAAATACGAAGTTATCGGCGATGCAAGAGGTCTCGGATTAGCTCAAGCGGTGGAGTTTGTTAAGAACAAGGATACAAAGGAGAAGAACCCAGAGGTCAGGAACAAGGTTGTCAAAGAAGCCGCTAAGAGAGGTTTAATCCTCCTCGGCTGTGGTGACAACTCACTGAGATTCATTCCACCATTGATCGTTACCAAAGAAGAGATTGATATCGCCATGGAGATTTTTGAAGAAGCCCTCAAAGCAGCCCTTAAGTGACCCCCATTTCTTATTTTTTAATTTCTAAACCGCTTGGATGCAAAATCTTTATAAATATCAATTTCAAGTTTTAACTTGAAATCACTAATAAAGCGGAGGTGTGAAATATGGAGTTTGAGGCTATTGGAACATACGCTAAGCCAATTCTTGCACTCGCCGTTTTGGCATATTTTGCGTACATCTTTGTAATTAAAAAAGAAGAGTTCAAAAAAGCCCAAGTTGTTGCAATTTCAGCTGTTATGACAGCTTTAGTCACAGTTGCGACAATTGTAATTCAAGTTCCAACACCTCCAACAAGAGGATACATAAACCTTGGAGACACAATGGTCATGCTGAGCGGTGTGCTGTTTGGTCCCCTTATAGGAGCATTTGCAGGCGGCTTTGGTTCAGCTCTGGCAGATGCGATTACAGGTTATGCCCACTGGGCACCTTTCACACTGATTATAAAAGGACTCGAAGGGCTGGTTGTAGGATACATATCATACAGAAGAGAAGATTTCACTGGGATACTCATAGGGACTATAATCGGCGGATTCATAATGGTCTCCGGATACTTCCTTGTTGAAGTGTTCTTCTACGGTTATCCAAGTGCACTCGTTGAAGTTCCAGGAAATACACTTCAAGCAGTCAGTGGCATAATTGTGGGTGGAGGAATTGGATATATAATAAAGAGAGGATATCCAGACATAATGAACCTCATCCAAACTTAAACCTTCTGTATCTCCTCCCACATATCCTTTTCTTTAAAAAGAAGCCCGATTGATATCCTCCTTGATGCCCTTTTCAGCTGTCCCAGATATTGGGAATCAGCTATCACAGCATCAGAGTTGAGCTCTTTTATCTCATAAACGGCAAGATGACAATCTTTAAGCACTTCGGATGCATGCTTTAGGAACTCTGGACCTGCGAGCATTATATCCGGATTTAAGCCTTCTTCCCTGAGCTCATTGATAGTTGTTTTCACAAGCTCGTAGATTTCTTCCTTCACCTCTTAGCACCCTCCACTATCTTCACTCCGCTCGATGTGCCGATTCTGTTTGCACCCGCCTTTATCATTTCTAAAGCCTGCTCGTATGTTCTGATGCCACCTGCTGCCTTAACTCCAAGTTTATCGCCTACAACTCTTCTCATAAGCTTAACATCCTCTACTGTAGCTCCCCCAGTACCAAAACCCGTTGAGGTCTTTACAAAATCTGCTCCAGCTTCCATTGCCAGCTTACATGCTATTTCCTTCTCTTCATCGGTTAGATAACAGGTCTCAATGATCACCTTGACTATAGCCCCTTTTTCGTGAGCAACTTTGACAACTTCTTCTATGTCTTTCCTAACATAATCGTAATCCCCGTCCTTCAGTGCCCCGATGTTTATGACCATATCAAGCTCATCTGCTCCATCTTCAAGGGCTTTCTTTGCCTCAAATACTTTGACCTCCGTTGGTGTTGCCCCCAATGGGAATCCAATAACAGATGCCACTTTTATGTCCGTGCCTTTTAATGTCTCCTTTGCAAGCTTTACACGGTAGGGGTTAACGCAGACAGCATAAAAGCCGTACTTTTTGGCTTCCTCGCACAGTCTGATTATATCCTCCTTTGTTGCATAAGGCTTCAAATTGGTGTGATCAATGTACTTGGCAATATCAATTTCCATTCACATCACCAAAAACTAAGTATTCTTATCATATATTTAGAACTTTTTCCTCAAAAATGGGTAGGTTAACCAGGAATTTGGAGAATACTAAAAACAAAAAGAAGAGCTCTTTACTTCTCCCCAACATCTTCTGAAGCTCTGATTCCATACTTTTTGTACAGCTTTCTTCCAACCAGATAAAGCACTGCAAATGGAGATATTATTATCAGCAGGGCAAGAATACCCCTAATTATCATGATCAGTATTGTCACGGCTTGGTATATGGTCTTTCTAAAGTCTAAATCAATTTCGAACACAGGCTTTTCTTTGCTCTCTATTGTAATGTGATACGTTATATAATCCGTGACTTTCTCATAGTAATCCTTCTGGAGGTAGAGGTAATTCAGACGGGAGTTTATTTCGGAAATCCTGTATTCAATTCTTAAGAGATCATCGACATCTTTTGAAAGGTTGTAAAATTCCAAAAGCTTCTTTTTCTCAGCCTCAAGGCTCTCAATTTCAGCAAGAATCTGGTTGTATTTGCTTGTCACATCTTGAGTGTCCAAGCGCAGGCTTTTAATTTCATATTTCCTCAGAATCATTCCCACTTTATTCTCATTTTCTGCAGTATTTGGAATCCTGAATTCAAGATAATAGACAGTTCTGTCCTGCCCTCTTGTAAGACGTTCGGAAATTACGTATCCCCCCAGCGAGTAAATCTCAGCTTTTACTTCACTGGCAACCCTTTCCGGATTCTCATCTTGGATAACGACATAATAGTCCTTCTTCAGTCTTTGAATTCCTCCTCCAGTATTTTCATTATTTGTAATTCCCACTGAAGTTTGGGTAGCGGTTGGTCTTGTATAAGTTGGGGCATATGCCATCGTTTGTGTGGATGTAACCCTTTTAGCTTCAATATCCCAACTTTTTTCCTCGTAAAGCGGAGGCTGATACTCACTTCCAACCTTAAAAGAAGCCCCGCTATGAAAAACCTTTGAGACAACAAACCCAGCGACGATTATCACAACAACCAAGAGAACTATCCCAATATTTCTTTTATCCATAGCTCTCACCAAAAATATTACTCATGATTACATTTAAGGGTTGTTAAAGCTTCAAAATGATTTGAAGTGAAGGAAAAAGCTAATCCTTTCTCCTGAGAGGCAGAGGCAGTAAAATTCCCAACATTACAATGCCGGTACCACAAATTTCACTGCCGGCATGACCTTCTGAAGTTGAGGGGACTTGAGTCGTTTCACTTTGTTGAGGTTTCCCAAGTTCAACTGTACCTTTTGGCAATTGGTATGTCATTGGCTTCCCAAGGCATTTTACAAGCTTAGCGTCTTTGCTTTCATAATAGGGAATCCATGCATATTTGCCATCTTTGGTTTCATACCACCCTATATGGGAGTTGTAGCCGGCATAACCCCTCTTTGCAACTTTTACGATTTCTTCAATGTCTTCATCGCTTATCTTTAAAATTCCACCCTCTTTGAGCCATTCAATTTCAACTCTCAGCGCTTCTTTAAAGTTGAATGTGTATGGATTAACAACCCCCTCCGGCATGCTGGTAACCCTCTTTTCAAACTTTATGTTCTCTAAAACACAGCTTATTCCCAAAACTGAAAACAGTTCCTTTATCTCAGCTCTTTTTTCCTTACTTAATTCTTTCTGCCCGTAAACTGCAATATAAACATCCGCTTGTGGCATCTTTATAACTCTACTCGGATCAATCCCATGCTCCTTAAGGCATTGTTCAAAAGCATCATTAGGCTTCCAACTGCACACACCACTCACACAGCCGCAACTTGTAAGCTTCAAACAGTCATACCAGTCTCTATAAACACAAATTGAGACTACTTTTGTTGCGTTTTCTCTATTTGTGCATATTTCCCCAGAGCAACCTCCAGTGGAACAGTCAGAATCTTTTGAGCACTCTCTTCCTTTTTGAGGAGTTATTTGAACCAGAATGTTATCTTTCCTAAAGGCATATTTTCCTTCAACCTCCCATCCAAGCTCCTTAGCTTTCTCGATGCTGTTTTCTGGGAACATTATCGGAGTTGTGAACTTCGCAGAGAGAACAGTTGAGTTCCAGCTTTTTACTGGGATTTCAATTCTTAAATGAAGTCCTTTGTCTTCCCAAAGCATAACAGCAACCCTTTCGTCGTAATGAGAACGGTAAATTAGTCTTCCATCTTCAATTAAGACATTTTTGGCATTCTTAAGCGGCTCAAGATTGTAGGTAATTCCAGGCTTGTTGAAATAAACCTCTACAGCCAAGTTATCAGTTGGGCTAAAGCATGCCTGAGCAAAGGGGAGCAATGCTAAGATTAAAATAAAAGCCACGGCATATCTTTTCACAATGCTCACCTATTTTTAACCATCGCTCTCAAAGTATTTATCTTTGCTCATAGCTTCAAACCAGTTTGAAGTGCAAAAGCTTTAAGTCTTAAAGATCAACATCACTCGAGGTGATTGAGATGGAGAACCCGTTTGAAATTACTGCAATTGTAGCAAGGGAGATCTTGGACTCAAGAGGGAACCCAACAGTAGAAGTAGATGTCTACACCCCAGTTGCCATGGGGAGGGCTGCTGTACCAAGTGGGGCATCAACAGGAACTCATGAAGCCTTAGAGCTTAGAGACGGTGGAAAGAGATTCCACGGAAAAGGAGTTAGGAGAGCTGTTGAGAACATCAACAAGATCATTGCCCCAGAGCTCATAGGCATGGATGTAACACTGCAGAGAGACATAGACATGCTTATGATTGAGCTTGATGGAACCGAGAATAAGTCAAACCTTGGAGCAAACGCTATTTTGGGAGTTTCGTTAGCAGTTGCCAAGGCAGCAGCAAACACCTTAGGTTTGCCGCTTTACCAGTACATCGGTGGAACTAACGCTTATGTGCTCCCAGTTCCAATGAGCAACGTCATCAACGGTGGAGTTCATGCCGGAAACGACCTTGACTTCCAGGAGTTCATGATAATGCCCGTCGGTGCTAAGAGCTTTAAAGAAGGCATTCAGATGATCAGCGAAACATACCACACGCTCAAAAAGATTCTCGTGGAGAAATACGGAAAGTTGGCAGTTAACGTTGGTGACGAAGGCGGATTTGCGCCGCCAATGAAGGAAGTTACAGAGCCACTGGAAGCTCTCGTCAGGGCAATTGAAGAGACCGGATACAAAGTTGGAGATGAAATCGCATTTGCATTAGATGCTGCATCAAGCGAGTTCTACAACGCTGAAAAGGATAGATACATCGTTGGAGGCAAAGAATACACAAGGGAGGAGCTCATTGACCTTTACAAAGAATTAGTCAGCACTTATCCAATAGTCTCAATTGAGGACCCAATGCATGAGGAAGACTTTGAGGGTTTTGCAATGGTAACAAGAGAGCTTGGAAAGAAGATACAGATCGTTGGCGACGACATCTTTGTTACAAACGTGAAGAGGCTAAAGAAGGGCATTGAAATGGGAGCAGCTAATGCTCTGCTCTTAAAAGTCAACCAGATTGGAACCTTAAGTGAAGCAATCGATGCAGCTTACTTAGCTTTCAGAGCTGGTTACGGAGTTGTTGTTTCACACCGTTCCGGAGAAACCGAAGATGCAACAATTGCAGACTTAGCGGTAGCAATAAACGCTGGGCAGATTAAGACGGGTGCCCCAGCAAGGAGCGACAGAAACGCAAAGTACAACCAGCTCATCAGGATTGAGGAAGAGCTTGAAGGCATTGCATTCTATCCCGGAAAGAAGTTCCGGAACCCTCTCCTATGAGTTCTCTTTCTTAATTTTGTCGAAGAGTTTTCGGTTCCTATTTATTTTGCTCTTTCTGTAATTTTCAGCTGTAAAAAAATGTTAATTGTAAAACAGCAGCTTATGAGTTCTTTGGGTGCTTTTAGTTATTGTTTGTTAGAAAATTACGTCATGTTGCAAATTTTATCGAGATTGTAACGTTTTGGATGTGTGCATTTGGATTTGAGGTTTTCGAGAGGTTCTTTGGTATGTCTTCCCGATGGAAAGTTGACCATTTTTAGTTTAGAAGAGTTTAAGGTCAAATTTTTAAAATTGGGAGTTTAATTGAGTGTTGGAAGTCCTTTGAACATTCTTGTACTCTGGTAAATCAGGGCAAATTGTGGAATAATTTTGCCATGAAAAAGCGATAATAACATTCAAATCTAAGGCTTATCTTGGCTTTGTTATTGTCCCTTTGGAGAAGAGCTTTTATAATTCAAGCGTTTTTATAGTCTTATTGGGGAAATAAGGCAAAATTGCGCCCTGTTCCAATAAGACTTTAGAAGAATTGAAAGGTACATACGAGCCTCTACCCTTTTGCCGCTGTCATGCAGTTCCAATAAGACTTTAGAAGAATTGAAAGATACACAAGACCAGTAGCAACCTGCTTGGGCCTCTCAACCTGGGGTTCCAATAAGACTTTAGAAGAATTGAAAGTGCAGTGATTGAGGTTGCTTGCATGGGAAAGATGTGTTCCAATAAGACTTTAGAAGAATTGAAAGCAAACTCTGAAATGCCATTCCTTGAACGCTTCACTTTTCCAGTTCCAATAAGACTTTAGAAGAATTGAAAGGCACTAAGCACTTGTTGAATAATTTGTATATTGTAAGTTCCAATAAGACTTTAGAAGAATTGAAAGCAAGCAATGGCTGGAACACTTCATGTCTATAGCAATAAGTTCCAATAAGACTTTAGAAGAATTGAAAGATCAATTTCTTGTTCTTGGATTCCTGCAAAGATGGCTGTTCCAATAAGACTTTAGAAGAATTGAAAGTGATTCTCGGGTGAAATTATTGTTTTACAGAATTGTGTTCCAATAAGACTTTAGAAGAATTGAAAGCAAAACTGAGTTGGTACATTACCGAGGCTTATATTGGGGGTTCCAATAAGACTTTAGAAGAATTGAAAGGCAAGTGCCTTGCACT
Above is a genomic segment from Thermococcus sp. SY098 containing:
- the eno gene encoding phosphopyruvate hydratase — translated: MENPFEITAIVAREILDSRGNPTVEVDVYTPVAMGRAAVPSGASTGTHEALELRDGGKRFHGKGVRRAVENINKIIAPELIGMDVTLQRDIDMLMIELDGTENKSNLGANAILGVSLAVAKAAANTLGLPLYQYIGGTNAYVLPVPMSNVINGGVHAGNDLDFQEFMIMPVGAKSFKEGIQMISETYHTLKKILVEKYGKLAVNVGDEGGFAPPMKEVTEPLEALVRAIEETGYKVGDEIAFALDAASSEFYNAEKDRYIVGGKEYTREELIDLYKELVSTYPIVSIEDPMHEEDFEGFAMVTRELGKKIQIVGDDIFVTNVKRLKKGIEMGAANALLLKVNQIGTLSEAIDAAYLAFRAGYGVVVSHRSGETEDATIADLAVAINAGQIKTGAPARSDRNAKYNQLIRIEEELEGIAFYPGKKFRNPLL